Proteins from a genomic interval of Rosa chinensis cultivar Old Blush chromosome 2, RchiOBHm-V2, whole genome shotgun sequence:
- the LOC112189224 gene encoding pentatricopeptide repeat-containing protein At4g39530, translating to MRNSALHLRHYHKSISSKQQFLNFSSLPSPVLESQNPCLRIQTRRLALVHLLQLGVSDKPILFFKRIHAQILTSGFQEDVFLANLLLDSYKKSGSIFYARKLFDRMPERNSVTWSSMVSMYTKHGKSDEALKVFSEFHRSSDGRPNEYTLPSVIRACTQFGGVDQGAQVHCFVVKTGFDLEVFVGTSLIDFYVKMGDIEEARLIFDGLKVKSAVTWTIVIAGYAKSGRSEAALKLFYHMKDTDVLPDKYVLSALLTACSGIKFIGGGKQIHAYVLRRGTEMDVSVVNVLIDFYTKCGQVQAGHKLFDKMVDKDLISWTTMIAGYMQNSMHMEAVKLFSEMTRLGWKADGYGCSSILTSCGSLEALKHGREVHAYTIRVDLVYEYYVKNSLIDMYAKCDSLTDARRVFDSMTDHNVVSYNAMIEGYSRQDKVAEALDLFNLMRLKLVQPSILTFVSLLGVSAALLTLELSKQIHGLTTKYGLSLDIFAGSALIDVYSKCSCIREAKLVFEEMNEKDIVVWNSMFCGYAQQLESEEALKLYSELQLSRQNPNEFTFASLISAASNLASIQHGQQFHSQIFKIGLENDPFVTNALVDMYSKCGSITEARKIFDSKTLKDVACWNSIISTYAHHGEAEKALLMFEKMMNEGIKPNYITFVGVLSACSHAGLVEDGLGHFESMPWFGIEPGMEHYSCIVSLLGRAGKLSEAKEFIEKMPMKPPAMIWRSLLGSCTAAGNVELGIYAAEMAILSDPMDSGSYILLSNMYASEGMWDDVKRVRKKMEYNGVVKETGRSWF from the coding sequence ATGAGAAACTCTGCACTTCACCTAAGACATTATCACAAGTCCATCAGTTCCAAGCAACAATTCCTCAACTTCTCCTCATTACCATCCCCTGTTCTCGAATCACAAAACCCATGTCTTCGAATCCAAACCCGCAGGCTTGCATTAGTCCATCTCTTACAACTAGGCGTTTCAGACAAACCCATTTTGTTCTTCAAGAGAATCCATGCTCAGATTCTTACATCGGGCTTTCAAGAAGATGTTTTCCTTGCCAATCTTCTACTGGACTCGTACAAGAAATCCGGGTCTATTTTTTATGCACGGAAGCTGTTTGATAGAATGCCTGAGAGGAACTCCGTTACTTGGTCTTCTATGGTTTCTATGTATACCAAGCATGGGAAGAGCGATGAAGCACTGAAGGTGTTTTCGGAGTTCCATAGGAGTTCTGATGGGAGACCGAATGAGTATACCTTGCCTAGTGTTATTCGGGCTTGTACGCAGTTTGGAGGGGTTGATCAAGGTGCCCAAGTGCATTGTTTTGTCGTTAAGACTGGTTTTGATCTGGAAGTCTTTGTGGGTACTTCTTTAATTGATTTTTATGTAAAAATGGGTGATATAGAAGAGGCGAGATTGATTTTTGATGGTTTAAAAGTTAAGAGTGCGGTTACTTGGACTATTGTTATAGCAGGGTATGCGAAAAGTGGAAGAAGTGAAGCGGCTTTGAAGTTGTTTTATCATATGAAAGACACTGATGTTCTTCCCGATAAATATGTGCTCTCTGCTCTTCTGACCGCATGTTCTGGCATCAAGTTCATTGGAGGCGGCAAGCAAATTCATGCTTATGTGCTGAGAAGGGGAACAGAAATGGATGTTTCGGTGGTTAATGTACTAATAGATTTCTACACAAAGTGCGGTCAAGTCCAGGCAGGACATAAACTATTTGATAAGATGGTAGATAAGGACCTTATTTCATGGACCACAATGATAGCAGGGTACATGCAAAACTCGATGCACATGGAGGCCGTTAAGCTATTTTCTGAAATGACCAGATTGGGTTGGAAGGcagatggatatggatgcagtagCATTCTTACTTCATGTGGTTCACTTGAGGCTCTGAAACATGGGAGAGAAGTGCACGCTTATACTATCAGGGTTGATCTTGTCTACGAATATTATGTGAAGAATAGTTTGATTGATATGTATGCAAAATGTGATTCCCTGACTGACGCAAGAAGAGTTTTTGATTCCATGACTGATCATAATGTGGTCTCTTACAATGCAATGATTGAAGGATACTCAAGGCAGGATAAGGTGGCTGAAGCTCTGGATCTTTTCAATCTTATGAGGCTTAAATTGGTCCAGCCTAGTATCTTGACATTTGTCAGTCTTCTTGGTGTCTCAGCTGCTTTATTGACCTTGGAATTAAGCAAGCAAATCCATGGGCTGACCACCAAGTACGGGTTATCTTTGGATATATTTGCTGGCAGTGCTCTCATTGATGTTTATTCCAAGTGTTCATGTATTCGCGAAGCTAAACTTGTATTCGAGGAGATGAATGAAAAAGATATAGTTGTGTGGAATTCAATGTTCTGTGGATACGCCCAACAGCTGGAAAGTGAAGAGGCTCTTAAGTTGTACTCAGAACTACAATTATCAAGACAAAATCCTAATGAGTTTACTTTTGCTTCCCTAATCTCAGCAGCCAGCAACCTAGCAAGTATCCAACATGGTCAACAGTTCCATAGCCAGATCTTTAAAATTGGTCTTGAGAATGATCCCTTTGTCACAAATGCCCTTGTGGATATGTATTCCAAGTGTGGAAGCATTACAGAGGCTCGCAAAATATTTGATTCCAAAACTTTGAAAGATGTTGCCTGTTGGAATTCCATTATCTCAACGTATGCACATCATGGAGAAGCAGAAAAAGCTCTTCTGATGTttgaaaaaatgatgaatgaggGGATAAAACCCAACTATATCACCTTTGTGGGGGTGCTATCAGCTTGTAGCCATGCAGGCCTTGTGGAAGATGGACTTGGTCACTTTGAATCAATGCCTTGGTTTGGAATCGAACCAGGGATGGAACATTATTCTTGCATAGTTTCTCTCTTGGGCCGCGCCGGTAAATTATCTGAAGCTAAGGAATTTATTGAGAAAATGCCAATGAAACCACCAGCAATGATATGGAGGAGTTTACTCGGTTCATGTACAGCTGCAGGTAATGTTGAATTGGGGATCTATGCAGCAGAGATGGCAATTTTGAGTGATCCAATGGATAGTGGATCGTATATCTTACTTTCAAATATGTATGCATCCGAAGGTATGTGGGATGATGTCAAGAGAGTGAGGAAAAAAATGGAGTATAATGGTGTAGTGAAAGAAACCGGACGTAGTTGGTTCTAA